The stretch of DNA TTCTCAGAACGCGGATAGATGACCAGCTAGTACCATGCCAGTCCTTACACCCTCGTAGAGGGTTTCTACACGGACTTTATCACCACGTTCCGTGTTAGCACTCATCGAAAACCATACGAAATACGATACTTTTTCCGTCTCCGGCGGGAACGGTGAGACAGAGACGCGGGGCCGGTCGCCGGTCCCGTCTCGGACACCCTATGACACGACGCTCACTGCAGACGGTCGCTCGCCCAGGCCCACAGACAGACGACGCCGCGCTCGGCCCCGCGCTTGCGGCACCCCTCCTGCTCGGTGCCCTCCTCGCGGCGGCGACCGCGCCGGTCCTGGCCGCCGTCGCCGCCGTCACGGTCGTCCTCGCGACGAAGGCCGCTCAGCTCGGGCTGGGCGCGCTGGCACGCCGCGCCGGCGACCGCTTCGGTCGCGTCGAACTCCCCGGCGTGGCGACGGTCAGCGTCCACATCTCGCCCCGGTAACGCGACGCCGACTGACGCCTTTTTTGCGCTCCGCGCCCACCACACCCTGTGGAGTCACTCGACGCAGAACTCGCCCGGGCCCGTGAACTCGACGTGGGTGCGCTGGCCGACGCGATCGAGACCATCGGGTTCGAGTGTACCCGCTGTGGCGCGTGTTGCAAGGCCGAGACGGCCTGCGGCGGCGGGAGCGACGACGAGACGGCCGACGAAGGGGAGAGCGACCCCCACACAGCGACCGTCTTCCCCGACGAGATCCGGGCGCTCCAGGCCGCCGGCGACTACGACTTCCGGGACGTGGCCCGCCCGATGCCCTACGGGATCGAGGAGACGGCCGACGGCCCCAGCGGCGAGACCTTCGAGTGGGCGTTACAGACCGACGACTGCGGCGACTGCACCTTCTACGCGGAAGGCGACGACGGCGTCGGGGCCTGCACGGTCCACGACGACCGGCCGCTCATCTGCCGGACCTACCCGTTCAGCGTCGGGCTCGGCGGGACCAGCCAGCCGATGGGCGAGGCCGTCGACGGCGTCGCGCTGGAGTCGGGACGGGCGGCCGACGACGGCGACGATCAGGTGACGGTCCGAGCCCACGAGTGCGAGGGGCTGGGCCGTGAGATCTCGCGAGACGAGGCCGAGGAACTCGCTGCGGCCCTGAAAGAGCGAGCCGTCAGGGAACTGGAGGAGGCGATCGGCGTCCGCGAGAACTACGAACCGGTCGACGCCGACGGCGTGGTCGTCCACGACTCGGAGGGACAGAAGCGGCCCGACGGGACGCCACTCGGGGACGCCGACGGAGACTGAGGGCGTCGCGGCCGGAACGGGAGCGTGGCGACTGTCCGCGGGCACACGGCACCGCTTCGGTCGCTGTCAGACGTCCGACTCGATGATCTCGCCGACGGCGAAGTTGGACTTGACCTCGGTCACTTCGACCTTGACGCGCTCGCCGATGTCGGCTCCGGGGACGATGATGACGTAGCCGCGTTCGACGCGGGCGATGCCGTCGCCCTGCTTGCCGATGTCTTCGATCTCGACGTACCGCGTCTCGCCGGGTTCGACCGGGGGCTGGGGTTGGTCCGGCGGCACCTCCGCCTCGCTCTCGCTTGAGCCCTCGCCGTCGCTCGCGTCGGTGGAGATGAGCGCGACCCGGTAGGTAGCGCCGGCGTCGATCGCCCCCGTCTCGACCTCCCGTCGGGGGACCTCGACGACGTACCGGTCGCCGTCGTCGCTCACGTCAGCACTGAACAGACACAGCAGTTCGTCCGAGATTTCCAATGTAGTAGACCTCCGTTCGCCATACTGTCGACCCACTACCATAGAACTGCCGGACGGGTAGCCGCGGATTACCCCGTCCGGGACGCTGTTTTCCCGGCGTACCAACCGCTCCGGGAGTCCCCCGTCACGTCGGTCTGTCGGCCTCATCGAAGCACCGAAACCGCACGACAGCGCGCCGTTAATCGACTGTACCAAACCCCCTAAGGTGGAGTCAGTGCTATACGGTGACGTAATGAGCGCGACTGCACAGGCGGCGGACAGCCCCCTCTCGGAGAAGCAGCGTCGCATCCTCGAGTACCTCCGGAGCAACGCCGACGAACAGACGTACTTCAAGTCACGGCTCATCGGGGACGAACTGGGGCTCTCCGCAAAGGAAGTGGGGACGAACATGACGACCATCGCCGACGGGGACTTCGACGTCGACGTCGAGAAGTGGGGGTACTCCTCCTCGACGACGTGGATGGTCGAGGCGTAGTCGGCCACCGGTTGCACCACCGCGGCTGACACCCTTCCCTCCTCGGTGCAGACCCGACCAGCGGCGTCGCCGGCCTACGGATCGTAGCGGACCAGCGAGTCGGCCTCGCTGGCCAGCGCCGCCGCGCCCGCGTCGAACGAGTCCGCGTACCGCACGAGCAGCGTCAGAACCGTCTCCGGCTCCGCGACGGCGTAGCC from Haloarcula litorea encodes:
- a CDS encoding DUF7123 family protein; this translates as MSATAQAADSPLSEKQRRILEYLRSNADEQTYFKSRLIGDELGLSAKEVGTNMTTIADGDFDVDVEKWGYSSSTTWMVEA
- a CDS encoding YkgJ family cysteine cluster protein; protein product: MESLDAELARARELDVGALADAIETIGFECTRCGACCKAETACGGGSDDETADEGESDPHTATVFPDEIRALQAAGDYDFRDVARPMPYGIEETADGPSGETFEWALQTDDCGDCTFYAEGDDGVGACTVHDDRPLICRTYPFSVGLGGTSQPMGEAVDGVALESGRAADDGDDQVTVRAHECEGLGREISRDEAEELAAALKERAVRELEEAIGVRENYEPVDADGVVVHDSEGQKRPDGTPLGDADGD
- a CDS encoding TRAM domain-containing protein, which codes for MEISDELLCLFSADVSDDGDRYVVEVPRREVETGAIDAGATYRVALISTDASDGEGSSESEAEVPPDQPQPPVEPGETRYVEIEDIGKQGDGIARVERGYVIIVPGADIGERVKVEVTEVKSNFAVGEIIESDV